In Stigmatella aurantiaca, the following proteins share a genomic window:
- a CDS encoding DUF7402 domain-containing protein, with translation MTDAPVRPRTRPPDALLRNVLLWAFWALGTPAQAGLADPTPCPPVFPGGSNIAPEAHLTTSSAYTDEQGVTHDGCRAADGRIGPGNEWVSAWELNPWIKLEWDTPRTLQAVDLYDRVNAWPNVNAGTLSFSDNTVVEVTGIPPDGALKAITFAPKTVTWMKFEATGGTGNLNGLAEIAAGEVQPVTRSYARSESVNLVFWPGVRLTSSTPSNVGVRQLATKFGEDANNYHDFPNASWLQLDLGPGNVQHIHKVRLRFGEASLSATGYKIWVGNEPTPENNTLAADVRGNTKPIVTAQFPAIPGRFVRVQVFSAPSAVRPIRVDGLSVYSTDPKQVTRHYPVNGRGSGKAKLEPLRGWGWYHASRKASNLLSEEPVATGPDDRRDSTQQLDLAYEGAAFRVQLDDTYALEKMILGFGRAPVAPVALKVELSVDDRYYHTVFDGDAPPGHAPVLTWSTDGGHGDAKYVRVTLPRTAAPPHARVLSRLELYGLPVTARPLPPEGPPEGSVQAGSLEVPYDGYLSAAIYDARGRLVRTLKSREPVAKGPDRPLYWDGQDDFGQALPEGPYQWKAVVSQVSSRDDGSVGNTGNPSHGLTHAPHQAAALAYDPDGSLYTASSWEESATELRRYKPNGTPDWALPAKLSLAVAADGEFVYVAQWKEQDGLMANVVNRHRAGDGTREPFPGTAGGALLINPPAANPKPVGQRRATADQSRWFVGVNGLAVDTTCLWVSNYRQNRVECYAKSSGTLQGAFAVNRPLGIAADGRGFVWVAQEGHRVTQYRTALPPASSWGIPVGSLSGLADPYAVALGVGGTQLFLTEHGTGSVRVYGTAQGGLLATHGQQALPGPLQADHFRLGHRAGIAADAEGRYTVADTGNHRLQWFHADGRLRRSMSSEFISAPFVDETGTLPHTVLSGPRQYTVDPTTGAWQYTHNWTPGDNAFVDEVSKRRRLRVNPHQGPPLYRDFLFYTADGFRGGVTVYLLEPGDTGMRRAASLGFGWTGADDNTLPGNRCFQWIDSSADGRVDPSSEVSFPETCIAGDMHVWVSETGDLWFSQTSPAEGAVVIPLQGFDANHNPIYRFEARYTVLPPDPSPTNYRAAVIRSIPGSPRFLTLGATAQSDAARGTAGFGNGHVVTLHHPDGSEKVRVHLPDEWKAFTLAADGEYWYTGHSRDDQHWVHMYDEDGLLIATMRPGAPSRWGAGWMDHASSLTARREPGTHTHYVYAEDVYWGRMIRYATEVPPDSLSRSGGHFTFSR, from the coding sequence GTGACCGATGCGCCCGTTCGCCCCAGGACCCGGCCTCCCGACGCGCTTTTGAGGAATGTTCTCCTCTGGGCCTTTTGGGCGTTGGGAACCCCCGCCCAGGCGGGTCTCGCAGACCCCACTCCCTGCCCCCCGGTATTCCCGGGGGGGAGCAACATCGCGCCCGAGGCACATCTTACCACTTCCTCGGCGTATACCGACGAGCAGGGCGTCACCCATGACGGTTGCCGGGCGGCCGATGGGCGCATCGGGCCCGGGAATGAGTGGGTGTCCGCGTGGGAGCTGAACCCGTGGATCAAACTGGAGTGGGACACGCCCCGGACCCTTCAGGCCGTCGACCTGTATGACCGGGTGAATGCCTGGCCCAACGTGAACGCGGGCACCCTGAGCTTCAGTGACAACACGGTGGTGGAGGTCACCGGCATCCCCCCGGACGGGGCCCTCAAGGCCATCACGTTCGCGCCCAAGACGGTGACGTGGATGAAGTTCGAGGCCACGGGGGGCACGGGCAACCTCAATGGCCTGGCGGAGATCGCCGCCGGAGAGGTCCAGCCCGTCACCCGGAGCTACGCCCGCAGCGAGTCCGTCAACCTGGTCTTCTGGCCCGGCGTCCGGCTGACCTCCAGCACGCCGTCCAACGTGGGGGTGCGCCAGCTCGCCACGAAGTTCGGCGAGGACGCGAACAACTACCATGACTTCCCCAACGCCTCGTGGCTCCAGCTCGACCTGGGCCCCGGCAACGTGCAACACATTCACAAGGTGCGCCTGCGCTTTGGCGAGGCCAGCCTGAGCGCCACGGGCTACAAGATCTGGGTCGGCAACGAGCCCACCCCCGAGAACAACACGCTGGCCGCCGACGTGCGGGGCAACACGAAGCCCATCGTGACGGCCCAGTTCCCGGCGATCCCCGGGCGCTTCGTGCGCGTGCAGGTGTTCAGCGCCCCCTCGGCCGTCCGGCCCATCCGGGTGGACGGGCTGTCGGTCTACTCGACCGATCCGAAGCAGGTGACCCGGCACTATCCGGTGAACGGGCGAGGCTCCGGCAAGGCGAAGCTCGAGCCCCTGCGGGGCTGGGGCTGGTACCACGCCTCCCGAAAGGCGAGCAACCTCCTGTCCGAGGAGCCGGTGGCCACGGGCCCTGATGACCGGCGCGACAGCACCCAGCAGCTCGACCTGGCCTACGAGGGCGCGGCGTTCCGCGTCCAGCTCGATGACACCTATGCCCTGGAGAAGATGATCCTCGGGTTTGGCCGCGCGCCCGTCGCCCCGGTGGCCCTCAAGGTCGAGCTGTCCGTGGATGACCGCTACTACCACACGGTCTTCGACGGCGACGCGCCCCCGGGCCATGCGCCGGTGCTCACGTGGTCCACGGACGGGGGCCACGGGGATGCGAAATATGTCCGCGTCACGCTGCCCCGGACGGCGGCGCCCCCTCACGCGAGGGTGTTGTCGCGCCTGGAGCTGTATGGTTTGCCCGTCACCGCCCGGCCCCTCCCCCCGGAGGGGCCCCCCGAGGGCTCCGTGCAGGCCGGCAGCCTGGAGGTTCCCTACGACGGCTACCTCAGCGCCGCCATCTATGACGCCCGCGGCCGGCTCGTCCGGACGCTCAAGAGCCGCGAGCCCGTGGCCAAGGGCCCGGACCGCCCGCTCTACTGGGACGGCCAGGATGACTTTGGCCAGGCGCTGCCCGAGGGGCCGTATCAATGGAAGGCCGTTGTCAGCCAGGTGTCCTCCCGGGACGATGGCAGCGTGGGCAACACCGGCAATCCCTCTCATGGCCTGACCCATGCGCCGCACCAGGCCGCCGCCCTGGCGTATGACCCGGATGGCTCTCTTTACACGGCCAGCTCCTGGGAGGAGTCCGCCACGGAGCTGCGCCGCTACAAGCCCAACGGCACGCCAGACTGGGCCTTGCCCGCCAAGCTCAGCCTCGCCGTGGCCGCCGATGGCGAGTTTGTCTATGTGGCCCAGTGGAAGGAGCAGGATGGCCTCATGGCCAACGTGGTGAACCGCCACCGCGCTGGGGATGGCACCCGCGAGCCCTTTCCCGGCACGGCCGGCGGCGCCTTGCTCATCAATCCCCCCGCCGCCAACCCCAAGCCCGTGGGCCAGCGCCGGGCCACGGCGGACCAGAGCCGGTGGTTCGTGGGTGTGAATGGACTGGCCGTGGACACCACGTGCCTCTGGGTGAGCAACTACCGCCAGAACCGGGTCGAGTGTTACGCGAAGTCCTCCGGCACGCTCCAGGGCGCGTTCGCCGTGAACCGGCCCCTCGGCATCGCGGCCGATGGCCGCGGCTTCGTGTGGGTGGCCCAGGAGGGCCACCGCGTCACCCAGTACCGCACCGCCCTGCCCCCTGCATCCTCCTGGGGCATCCCCGTGGGCAGCCTCTCCGGCCTGGCGGACCCGTATGCCGTCGCGCTGGGGGTGGGCGGGACGCAGCTGTTCCTGACCGAGCACGGCACCGGAAGCGTGCGGGTGTATGGCACCGCCCAGGGCGGGCTGCTGGCCACCCATGGCCAGCAGGCACTGCCGGGCCCCCTGCAAGCGGATCATTTCCGGCTGGGCCACCGGGCGGGAATCGCCGCGGACGCCGAGGGCCGCTACACCGTCGCGGACACCGGCAACCACCGCTTGCAATGGTTCCACGCCGATGGACGCCTCCGGCGCTCCATGAGCAGTGAGTTCATCTCCGCCCCGTTCGTCGATGAGACCGGGACCCTGCCCCACACCGTGCTCAGTGGGCCGCGCCAGTACACCGTCGACCCCACCACCGGGGCCTGGCAATACACACACAACTGGACGCCCGGCGACAACGCCTTCGTCGATGAGGTCTCCAAGCGGCGCCGGCTCCGGGTAAATCCCCACCAGGGCCCGCCTCTTTACCGAGACTTCCTTTTCTATACCGCCGATGGGTTCCGGGGAGGTGTGACTGTCTATCTGCTCGAACCCGGGGACACCGGGATGCGCCGGGCCGCGAGCCTGGGCTTCGGCTGGACCGGGGCCGATGACAACACACTCCCCGGCAACCGGTGCTTCCAGTGGATCGACTCCTCCGCGGATGGACGGGTGGATCCCTCATCCGAGGTGTCGTTCCCGGAGACGTGCATTGCCGGAGACATGCACGTCTGGGTTAGCGAGACGGGGGACCTCTGGTTCTCGCAGACCTCCCCCGCCGAAGGCGCGGTGGTCATCCCGCTCCAGGGCTTCGACGCGAACCACAACCCCATCTATCGCTTCGAGGCCCGGTACACCGTGCTGCCGCCGGACCCCTCGCCCACGAATTACCGCGCGGCGGTGATCCGCTCGATTCCTGGCAGCCCGCGGTTCCTGACGCTCGGCGCGACGGCCCAGAGTGACGCGGCCCGGGGCACCGCGGGCTTCGGGAATGGCCACGTCGTCACGCTTCACCACCCGGATGGCTCGGAGAAGGTGCGCGTCCATCTCCCCGACGAGTGGAAAGCCTTCACCCTCGCCGCGGATGGCGAGTATTGGTACACGGGCCACTCGCGCGACGACCAGCATTGGGTCCAC